atcgctcatccatgtatttatatgtatatattcttattccatcccttttacttagatttgtgcgtattaggtagttgttgtggaactgTTAGATTACAGCACTGTCGGaacgagaagcacaagcatttcgctacactcgcaataacttCTGATGaccatgtgtatttgaccaataaaatttgatttcattGGAAATGTGGCTTTCCTTGTTTTCTGATAGCTGAACATGTCTTAAGCCTAGCAACTATAAAGTATCAAGGCTTTGATGTAAGCTATACATTTAAGTGGCTATATAGTAGAGGCCGACCGATTTTAATTAAGGCCAATTTCAAATTTTCATAACAATTGTAATCTGCATTTTttgacaccgatcatggccgattacatggcactccacgaggagactgcgtggcaggctgactacctgttatgcgagtgcagcaaggggccaaggtaaggtgctagctaacattaaacgtatcttataaaaaacaagcaatcttaacataatcactagtgaactacacatggttgatattactagtttatctagcttgtcctgcgttgcatataatcgatgcggtgcctgttaatttatcattgaatcatagcgtACTTCGCCAAACTGGTGATTTAACAAGTGCATTCGTGAAAatagcactgtcgttgcaccaatgtgtacctaaccataaacatcaacgcctttcttaaaatcaatacacaagtgtatatatttttaaacctgcatatttagttaatattgcctgctaacatgaatttcttttaactagggaaattgtgtcacttctcttgcgttctgtgcacgCATAGTCAGGGtgtatgcagcagtttgggtcggctggctcgttgcgaactgtgtgaagactatttcttcctaacaaagacagccaacttcgccaaacgggggatgatttaacaaaagcgcatttgcgaaaaaagcataaTCGTTGCCATAAACATCAattcctttcttaaaatcaatacacagaagtgtatatttttaaacctgcatatttagttaaaagaaatccaggttagcaggcaatattaaactagggaaattgtgtcacttctcttgcgttcattgcacgcataGTCAGGgtgtatgcaacagtttgggccgtctggctcgttgcgaactaatttgccagaattttacttaattatgacataacattgaaggttgtgcaatgtaacaggaatatttagacttatggatggcactcgttagataaaatatggaacaattcctttcactgaaagaataaatgttttgttttcgaaatgatagtttctggatttgaccatattaatgacctaaggctcgtatttgtgtgtgttatgttaagtctatgatttgatagagcagtctgactgagcggtggtaggcagcagcaggctcgtaagcattcattcaaacagcacttttgtgcgttttccagcagctcttcgctgtgcttcaagcattgagctgtttatgacttcaagcctatcaactccagagattaggctggtgtgaccgatgtgagatggctagctagttagcggggtgcgcgctaatagcgtttcaatcggcaacgtcactcgctctgagaccttgaagtagttgttccactTGCagaggcttttgtggagcgatggtaaCGATGTtgcaagggtggctgttgtcgatgtgtccctggttcgagcccaggtaggggcgaggagagggacggaagctatactgttacactggcaatactaaagtgcctataagaacatccaatagtcaaaggtatatgaaatacaaatggtatagagagaaatagtcctgtaattcctataataactacaacctaaaacttcttacctgggaatattgaagactcatgttaaaaggaaccaccagctttcatatgttctgagcaaggaacttaaacattagcttttttacatggcacatgttgcacttttactttcttctccaacactgtttttgcattatttaaaccaatttgaacaggtttcattatttatttgaggctagatttattttattgatgtattatattaagttaaaataagtgttcattcagtattgttgtaattgtcattattacaaataaataaaattggctgacttaatcggtatcggctttttttagtcctccaataatcagtatcggcgttgaaaaatcataatcagtcgacctctattATATAGCCCCAATGCCCTCCCAGCTTTTCAATTTTCAATACATTAAGCAACAAACTAAATGTTGGTTCTTTATCAACAGGTACAAATCTAACAGCGGCCATAGAGTTGTATGCCCCGGCGGAGGTGCTGGTTGAGAATGGCACTACGGGGATCCTCAAGTGTTCCTTCAAGTCCAGGGAAGTGATCAGCAGCGCAGCCACAGTCACCTGGTCGTTTCGTCCAACGGGATCCGACCCCGGAAGCGCTGTTTCCGTAAGTGATTACTTTCTCTGGGTCTATGAACAACTCCCATGAAGTTTCTCTCAGATCTTCCACAAGGAATGTTCGAGCACAACATTTTTCCTCTTACTAGGCCCACTGCCACAGAAAAGACCTAGggagtatgtgtgcgtgtgtttgtgaccGGTCCAATGGAAGGACATTAGCCTGAGGAGGGTTGCGTTATGTTATAGGCAACTTCTTCCTGACCATCTGCCTCCTTCCAGTTCATGTTTCTCCCAACTTAACCCAAAAACAAtcatttggtatttgtttcattagtctgttgttgatatagtcccaaatgTGTTTCATGTCAGCAATAAAGTTTAAAAGATATACAACtttttgtatttctgtattttgaaagtcatATCTTTTAAACTTGATtgtattcaattgagattttgtcactggaccacacacacagacaatactccataatgtcaaagtggaattaagttTTTAGGTAttattttacaaatgaattaaaaatgaaaagctgaaatgtattgagtcaataagtattcaacccctttgttatgacaagcctaaataagttcaggagcaaacatttgcttaacaagtcacataagttgcatggactcactctgtgcaataacagtgtttaacgtgatttttgaatgactacctcatctctgtaccccacatgcaattatctgtaaggttgagcagtgaatttctaacagattcaaccacaaagaccagggaggttgtcCAATGCCTCACAAGTGACATACATGATATGCTTTAGTGAATTTCAGAATGTCTGGAATAGAAAAGGcagaaataaaacaattaaataaacaTTCGTAGCCGGTAGATGGgtaaaagaaaatagaaaaaagcaGACctggaatatccctttgagcatggtgaagttatcaaTAActctttggatgatgtatcaatacaccctgtcactacaaagatacaggtgtccttcctatcTCAGTTGCCGAAAGGAAagaaaccgctcaggaatttcaccattaGGCCAATGGTGTCTTTAAAACttcacagagtttaatggctgtgataagagaacctaggatggatcaacaacagttGATCGACAGAGGGAAAAGGACACCTGTACAGATTTTAAAATATCCAAAACATCCACCCTGTTTTCAATAAAGCACTAAAGTAAAATTGCTAAAAATGTGTCTAAGAAATTAACtgaatgtcctgaatacaaagcgttgttTGGGGAAAACACATCTGAGTTCCTCTCTTCATATGTTCAtgcattgtggtggctgcatcatgttatgggtatgcttgtcattggcaaggacaagggagttttttttaggataaaaataaatctaatagagctaagcacaggcaaaatcctggttgtctgctttccaacagacactgggacacattcacctttcagcagaacaataaccgaaaacacaaggccaaatatacactggagatgCTTACCAAGATTACAGTACCAATATTACAGTTTTGACctaatcggcttgaaaatctatggcaagacttgaaaatggctttcgaactatgatcaacaaccaatttgacagagcttatatatatatatgacttaCAGGTTTGAATACTTaacaaattctaacatttgtaaagaataatgtttcttccactttgacattacagagtattttgtgtagattgttgacaaaaaagaAAAATCCCATTTTtaatttaacacaacaaaatgtgggaaaagtcaggAGGTGTGAATAATTACTGAAGGCAATGTAGTTTTTGCATTGCTGGGATTTGTATGGAAATGGCAGGAAGAAGGAGAACTTTTACCCCTATTCCCATTTCCCTCCACTAGAGATCTAGCTAGCTGGCTCATCTTGCTCGTAATGATGCACTTGTATTCGGCCTCGTAACAGTGTTCAGTTGGAGAGGGAGTCACCGACACTAGTCCACACAGCTATCTGTCCCTCCCATCTTTTAAACAAATTGACTATTGAGGATATCCACCTGTCATGTACACGCTAAACAAAATCAGCCATCAGTTTGGTACAGTAGCAGATACGAACATAATACAGAGTATCAGGGGAAGATTTGCTGTTGCTTGGCAAAAGTGCCCAGTGATGTAGGTAAGCCATAAGCTTACAATGGTTAAACCTGTTTGCTTGTCTTTCCCATTTCTGTAATGAGTCCTTAGCCAatggctatgtcccaaatggcacactattccctatatagcctaGTATaatacttctgaccagagccccgtGGGCaccgtcaaaagtagtgcactataaggggaatagggtgccatttcggactcTGACATTGTGTGCAATTCTTCAACGATATATTTTCTCTTTTAAGTCATTCTTATATCATTTttttctgtcttttttttttcattttttttattttagattttCTATTACACTTCTGGCAAGCACTACCCAGGGAGCGTGGCTCAATTCAAAGACAGGGTGAAATGGGCGGGAGATCTGAACAAAAAAGACGCCTCTGTCCATTTAATTGAGGCGCAGTTCAACGACAACGGCACCTACTCGTGTGCCGTGATTAACCCGCCTGACATATCTGTCACCGCCGCTCAGACACAGCTCAAAGTCGTCATCAAAGGTAAACTTGCAAATGGATTCACAACAGTACAGCAACACTCAAGTCAATTTTCAGTAGGAAGTGACCATGCTCTCTCACATTGAAGGATGACTTGGAATAAAAACTGCCAACTGAGCGATTAACAATATCTTAATAACCAAGGGTTAAGAAACACCCATACAAGAGATTAAGCATTTTAACACTGATATAATGCCTCAAACATTGAACTGGCAGTATTGGCACAGCTGTGACTTTGTCATACAACATTACAATTATCTTTCAATGCTTACGTTGCCTTGTTTTGCAGAGTCTCTCCCTCAGAACAGCACGGCTGTCATAGTGAGCGCCGTGTGTGGCGCTGTCATCGGGCTCATTCTCATCGCTGTTGTTACCTGCCTGATCATCAAGAGGCATCAAACCAGTCATGAATACGAAGGGTAAGGCATCCTCCCTTGTATAACCATCAGGGTAGTAGATAACTTTAATATCTGGACGTTGGTCAGTATCAATCATTACACCTGACCATCAGTATCTGTAGAGTATTTTAGGGGGCATCAATAAATGCAATATTAAATATTTGATGAAACAAATGAAATCACACCGGAAACCGTTCTATCGTTGTGATATGTTTTGTGTGCAAAGACTACTCGGCTCTGTCAAAAACCAGTTTACTGCATGCAGTTAATGGCTCTTGATGAGGTCAATCAAAATGAACTGCATCTCAGAAATTACGTATCAGATGTTCATAGTTGTCTTTTTCTGAAAGCAACCCTTGCAGTGAATGGAGCTCTAC
Above is a window of Oncorhynchus tshawytscha isolate Ot180627B linkage group LG30, Otsh_v2.0, whole genome shotgun sequence DNA encoding:
- the LOC112228347 gene encoding myelin protein zero-like protein 1 isoform X1, which translates into the protein MELRRRNLACNCVLLYGITLCLFSGTNLTAAIELYAPAEVLVENGTTGILKCSFKSREVISSAATVTWSFRPTGSDPGSAVSIFYYTSGKHYPGSVAQFKDRVKWAGDLNKKDASVHLIEAQFNDNGTYSCAVINPPDISVTAAQTQLKVVIKESLPQNSTAVIVSAVCGAVIGLILIAVVTCLIIKRHQTSHEYEGCTSVASVSSHPTRAGGKKHESSLEGSRCSSPSAPVQVGATGPVIYAQLDHSGTKNPNSFHKMEPVVYADIRKN
- the LOC112228347 gene encoding myelin protein zero-like protein 1 isoform X2, with amino-acid sequence MELRRRNLACNCVLLYGITLCLFSGTNLTAAIELYAPAEVLVENGTTGILKCSFKSREVISSAATVTWSFRPTGSDPGSAVSIFYYTSGKHYPGSVAQFKDRVKWAGDLNKKDASVHLIEAQFNDNGTYSCAVINPPDISVTAAQTQLKVVIKESLPQNSTAVIVSAVCGAVIGLILIAVVTCLIIKRHQTSHEYEGCTSVASVSSHPTRAGGKKHESSLEGSRCSSPSAPVQGPVIYAQLDHSGTKNPNSFHKMEPVVYADIRKN